A segment of the Agrobacterium tumefaciens genome:
ACACAAAGCTGCCGTAATTCTGTCCCTAGGGCCTCATTTGCTTCGCGATTTCCGCTGCGTTCGACAGCCATGCAACATTGTGCACGGTTCTACGGCATGTTAGGAGACGGGCGGGAGAGCTTGGAAAGCAGGAATTCGTATGAACGCGAAGCTCGCTTGCATGGCTTCCTCGGCGATATTGGGCGCGCTTTTTATAATAAGCCTGCGTTATGTCACCGATTTTTGGCTACTCGCCTTCGTCAACAGCTTCCAGCTTCACATCGCTGTTGTCTGCATCCTGCTGTCTTTGCTGGTTTTTTGGGCGGCACGTAACGCCATATCCGTCATTCTCGTGGTCTGGTCGCTGGTGCTTGGCGGTCATGCACTCGCCATGATGCTGGAATTCTCCACGCCCGCCTCCCCTCCGGCAGACGCAAGGCCCTTTCGCTTGCTGTCATTCAACGTGTTGATGGAAAACGCCGCCAATGCCGATGCCATCGCCTACACCATTCTCGCGTCAAACGCGGATGCAGCCTATGTTTTCGAGGCTGGCGCGTTGGAATCGGTCCTGCCGAGACTGTCCCTGACCTACCCCTACAGGCTGGGATGTTACCAGGGCACCCCGACCTGCGACCTGTTGATCCTGTCGAAGCGGCCGCTGAATGAAGGGCACTTCCACAGCCTGAGCGATCTGCGCCGCGACCGGTTTGCAATGGCCCAGATCGATTTCGAAGGGACCGAACTGACACTTGCCGCAGGTCATATCACCAAGCCCTATTTTGACGACTATCACCGTGACGAACTGGATGAAGTGAGCGAACTGATCTTCAAGATCACAGGACCGCTCATTCTGGCGGGTGACTTCAATTCGGCAAGCATTGCACCGGATATGCGCGCTTTTCTGGCCTCAAACGATCTGAAAAAAGCGTTTTGGGAACCGGCAACATGGCCGATCGAGGCCGGTAGCTTCGGCATTGCCATCGATCACATTTTCGCCCGCGAACCGGCAATGCTGATGAAAACCACGCGACTGGCAGACAATCTCGGTTCCAATCACTACGGTCTTGTTGCCGATTTCATGATCGGACAATAACGACAGCAGTTTATTGCGCGGCCTCATCTGCGGCCAGGAAGCCGCCGGACTGCCGTGCCCAAAGCTCGGAATAAAGTCCGCCGGATGCGACGAGTTCGGAATGTGTTCCCTGCTCGACGATGCGACCGCGATCCATCACGATCAACCGGTCAAGGGCAGCAATAGTGGACAGACGATGCGCAATGGCCAGCACCGTTTTCCCCTGCATCAGTTCGTCCAGATTGCTCTGGATCGCAGCTTCCACCTCGGAATCGAGTGCGGAGGTGGCTTCGTCGAGCACGAGAATGGGAGCGTCTTTCAGCATGACCCGTGCGATGGCGATGCGCTGGCGCTGGCCGCCAGACAATTTCACACCGCGCTCGCCGACATGGGCATCCAGACCCTTGCGACCGCGCTGATCTTCCAGCCTTGCAATAAAATCATCCGCCTTGGCTCGCCGCACGGCTTCCAGCAACTGCGCCTCCGTCGCATCCTGCCGACCGAACATGATGTTGTCGCGGATCGAGCGGTGCAGCAGCGAAGTGTCTTGCGTCACCATGCCAATATGGGCGCGCAGCGATTCCTGCGTGACCTTTGAAATGTCCTGTCCGTCAATGAGAATGCGGCCGCTCTCCACGTCGTAGAAGCGTAAGAGCAAATTGACCAGCGTGGATTTTCCGGCGCCTGAACGGCCAACGATACCGACCTTCTCGCCCGCAGCAATGTCGAGATTGAGATTGTCGATGACGCCGCCGCTGCGGCCGTAATGAAAACTGACATTATCAAAACGGATCGCAGGCTTGCGAACGGAAAGAACAGTGGCGTCAGGCGCATCGACAAGATCGATCGGCTGCGAGATCAGCTCTGCAGCGTTCTGCACCGTACCGAAATTGCGCATGATGCCGTTGAACTGGGTCATCAATCGCCCGAGCAGGAAGTTCAGTCTCAACACCAGTGCCAGCGTGAAGGCGACGGCACCGGAACTGATCTTGCCGGTCAGCCAGAGATGCATGCAGAGCGCGGCCATGGACGTGATCATCACCCCTGACAGCAGCGCCATCGAGGCCCGCACGCCAGTGATGAAACGTGTGAAGGTCATGGTGGTGGTCTGGAAGATATCGAAACCCTGCCGCATGTAACGGTCATTGGCATCATCACGCCCGAACAACCTGAGCGTCTGAATATTGCTGTAAGCATCGACCATGCGGCCCGACAGCATGGACGCGGCTTCCGCGGTCTCCTTTGAGTGGTAGCGGATACGCGGCACGAAATAGCGTGCCAGCATCGAAAAGATCACCACCCAGACGAGCACGACCACCGCCAGCCGCCAGTCCAGTCCGCCAATAAGGAAGAGCATCGAGACGGAGTAGATGCCGACAAACCAGACGCTTTCCATCAGCGACGTGACGAGGTCACCTGCCGCCTGGCCTCCAGACCAGACCTTTGTGACGATCCGTCCGGAAAAGTCGTTCTGGAAGAAGCTCAGCGATTGTCGCGCGACATGCATATAGGATTGCCAACGCACCAGGTTGTAGAAACCCGGCGTAATGATCTGCTGATCAACCAGAGCCGTGATCATCGTCACGATAAAACGTACGACAGCAATCAGGACGAGCATGCCGAACAACTCTGTTCCATGCGTGGCCAGCAATCCTGACCATCCCTCGCCCGGTTTCACCGTCGCCAGAATATCGACAAGCCGTCCAACGAACCAGAACAGCGCCGCTTCAATGGCCGCAGTCATGCCGCCAAGAACCAGCATGGCAAAGAATGGCGCCTTCGCCTGAGAGACATAGAACCAGATGAAGGAGAATGTACTTTCCGGCGGCCTCAGATCGTCCTTACGGGCGAAAGGCTTTATCCAGTTCTCGAAGAACTCGAAGATGCGCGTCATGACCATGTTTCGGATATAGGCGGATTCTGCTTGAGGGAACAGCCGCACAGGCGACCCCGGCGGATTATATTTCGGTAATATTTGCGGATATGAAAAAGGGCAGGAAATGCTTCCCGCCCTTTGATTTTTCTTATTCAGCCGCCACATCGGCCTCGTGATCGGCAATGAAGCCGCCGGACTGGCGCCGCCAAAGATCGGCATAGATACCGCCCATTGCCACCAGTTCGGCATGACTTCCAGCCTCGACGATCCGGCCTTGATCGAGGATGATGAGCCGGTCCATTTCGGTCAATGTCGACAGCCGGTGGGCAATCGCAATCACCGTCTTGCCTTCCATCAGGGCAAACAGGTTTTCCTGAATTGCCGCTTCGACTTCACTGTCCAATGCCGAGGTCGCCTCATCGAGAACAAGGATTGGTGCGTTCTTCAAGAACACCCGGGCAATCGCAATACGCTGGCGCTGTCCGCCCGAAAGCTTCACGCCACGCTCCCCCACCTGCGCGTCGAGACCATGGCGACCCTGCATGTCCACCAGACTCTCGATGAAGTCCCAGGCATTGGCACGTTTCGCCGCTGCAATGATCTCCTCATCCGTCGCCTCTGGATGACCATAGGCGATGTTGTCTCGGATGGAGCGATGCAGCAGCGACGTATCCTGCGTGACCACACCGATCAGTGAACGCAGGCTGTCCTGCGACACTGTGGAGATATCCTGCCCGTCGATGGTGATCCTGCCCGCCTCCAGATCGTAGAAACGCAACAACAGGTTCATCAGTGTCGTCTTGCCGGCACCGGAGCGACCGACCAGACCAACCTTCTCGCCAGGCCTGATATCGAGCGTCAACCCATCGATCACGCCCTTGTTCTTGCCGTAGTGGAAGCGAACGTTGTCATAATGGATAGCGCCCTTCGGCGCTGCCAGTTGCGGAGCCTGGGGCGCATCGACGATATCGTGCGGCTTCGTCATCATCGACATACCGTCGTAAACGGTGCCGATGTTTTCGAACAGTGATGTCACTTCCCACATGATCCACTGCGACATGCCGTTGACACGCATGGCAAGGCTGACCGCTATGGCGACAGAACCCGCCGTTACCGAACCCTGCATCCAGAAATACAGACCCAGTGTCGCCGTGGAAAACAGCACGACCGCATTGTTCAGGTCGATCAGGATGTTGAAGCCGGAAATCTTGCGCATCTGGCGATGGACGGTTCCAAGAAACACGTTCATCCCTTCACGCGCATATCTTTCCTCACGACCCGCGTGCGAGAACAGCTTGATCGTCGAAATGTTCGTGTAGCTGTCGACGATACGGCCGGTCATCATCGAGCGAGCGTCCGCCTGTTCCTGCGCCAGGCGCCCAAGCTTCGGCACAAAATAGGCAAGAATGCACATATAGATGCCAAGCCACGCCAGAAGCGGAATGACAAGCCGCCAGTCCGCCGCCGCAACCATGAACAGCATCGAAACAACGAAGCTGATCGCGTAGACGAACACGTCGATTACTTTCAACGCGACTTCACGGATCGCCAGCGCCGTCTGCATCACCTTGGTCGAAACACGACCCGCGAACTCGTTGGCGAAAAACGTCATCGAGTGGCGAAGCAGGAAACGATGCATTTTCCAGCGCGCGATCATGCCGAAGTTACCGGCAAGCGTCTGGTGCATCGTCATGGTGTGGATAGCGCCCATGAGTGGCAGTAGGAAC
Coding sequences within it:
- a CDS encoding ABC transporter ATP-binding protein produces the protein MFGWFEKRLDPFPASTPTVPPKTLLPFLWHYVKPAWPWLLLLGLMSMGIAVAEAMLYKFLGNIVDWLSTANRETFFADEGWHLIAMAGLVLFLLPLMGAIHTMTMHQTLAGNFGMIARWKMHRFLLRHSMTFFANEFAGRVSTKVMQTALAIREVALKVIDVFVYAISFVVSMLFMVAAADWRLVIPLLAWLGIYMCILAYFVPKLGRLAQEQADARSMMTGRIVDSYTNISTIKLFSHAGREERYAREGMNVFLGTVHRQMRKISGFNILIDLNNAVVLFSTATLGLYFWMQGSVTAGSVAIAVSLAMRVNGMSQWIMWEVTSLFENIGTVYDGMSMMTKPHDIVDAPQAPQLAAPKGAIHYDNVRFHYGKNKGVIDGLTLDIRPGEKVGLVGRSGAGKTTLMNLLLRFYDLEAGRITIDGQDISTVSQDSLRSLIGVVTQDTSLLHRSIRDNIAYGHPEATDEEIIAAAKRANAWDFIESLVDMQGRHGLDAQVGERGVKLSGGQRQRIAIARVFLKNAPILVLDEATSALDSEVEAAIQENLFALMEGKTVIAIAHRLSTLTEMDRLIILDQGRIVEAGSHAELVAMGGIYADLWRRQSGGFIADHEADVAAE
- a CDS encoding ABC transporter ATP-binding protein, with amino-acid sequence MVMTRIFEFFENWIKPFARKDDLRPPESTFSFIWFYVSQAKAPFFAMLVLGGMTAAIEAALFWFVGRLVDILATVKPGEGWSGLLATHGTELFGMLVLIAVVRFIVTMITALVDQQIITPGFYNLVRWQSYMHVARQSLSFFQNDFSGRIVTKVWSGGQAAGDLVTSLMESVWFVGIYSVSMLFLIGGLDWRLAVVVLVWVVIFSMLARYFVPRIRYHSKETAEAASMLSGRMVDAYSNIQTLRLFGRDDANDRYMRQGFDIFQTTTMTFTRFITGVRASMALLSGVMITSMAALCMHLWLTGKISSGAVAFTLALVLRLNFLLGRLMTQFNGIMRNFGTVQNAAELISQPIDLVDAPDATVLSVRKPAIRFDNVSFHYGRSGGVIDNLNLDIAAGEKVGIVGRSGAGKSTLVNLLLRFYDVESGRILIDGQDISKVTQESLRAHIGMVTQDTSLLHRSIRDNIMFGRQDATEAQLLEAVRRAKADDFIARLEDQRGRKGLDAHVGERGVKLSGGQRQRIAIARVMLKDAPILVLDEATSALDSEVEAAIQSNLDELMQGKTVLAIAHRLSTIAALDRLIVMDRGRIVEQGTHSELVASGGLYSELWARQSGGFLAADEAAQ